In one Micromonospora polyrhachis genomic region, the following are encoded:
- a CDS encoding DNA polymerase Y family protein, whose product MGDGGTPVRTLLVWCPDWPVIAAEIVDGVPAVDPVAVLHANRVVACSEAARRDGVRRGLRKREAQSRCPQLTVVAYDPGRDARAFEPVVAAVEEVAVGVEVLRPGICALAARGPTRYFGGEEPAAERIVEHVAESCEVESQIGIADGVFAAGLAARAGRIVPPGQTPHFLADQPVEALGRPRLTDLLRRLGLRTLGDFAALPAGDVLARFGFDAALAHRLAAGRDHRPLAVRRPPPDLDATETYDEPLDRVDAAAFAARALAERLHDTLAGHGLACTRLGIEAVTADGQELHRVWRHDGLLTAAAIADRVRWQLDGWLSGTNRRPGGGGRLAPPRPTAGIIRLRLVPAGVLAQAGLQPGLWGETGAERERAHRALSRVQGILGPESVVTAVLGGGRAPADQARLVPWGDERLPARPLAPPWPGRLPPPAPAVVLPVPLPAAVHDSTGQLVGVTARLEVSAAPARLTVGTTAAVEIVGWTGPWPVDERWWAPAEARRAARFQVSLADGGALLLCLAAGQWTVEAIYD is encoded by the coding sequence ATGGGGGACGGCGGGACGCCGGTGCGGACTCTGCTCGTCTGGTGCCCCGACTGGCCGGTGATCGCCGCCGAGATCGTCGACGGGGTACCGGCCGTCGACCCGGTCGCGGTGCTGCACGCCAACCGGGTGGTCGCCTGCTCCGAGGCTGCCCGCCGCGACGGCGTACGCCGGGGCCTGCGCAAACGGGAGGCGCAGAGCCGTTGCCCCCAGCTGACCGTCGTCGCGTACGATCCCGGCCGGGATGCCCGCGCCTTCGAGCCGGTGGTCGCCGCCGTCGAGGAGGTCGCCGTTGGGGTGGAGGTGCTCCGGCCAGGGATCTGCGCGCTCGCCGCCCGGGGCCCGACCCGCTACTTCGGCGGCGAGGAACCGGCCGCCGAACGGATCGTCGAACACGTCGCCGAAAGTTGCGAGGTGGAGAGCCAGATCGGCATCGCCGACGGGGTCTTCGCCGCCGGCCTGGCCGCCCGCGCCGGCCGGATCGTCCCGCCCGGGCAGACCCCGCACTTCCTCGCCGACCAACCCGTCGAGGCGCTCGGTCGGCCCCGACTGACCGACCTGCTGCGCCGGCTCGGCCTGCGTACCCTGGGCGACTTCGCGGCGCTGCCCGCCGGGGACGTACTGGCCCGGTTCGGGTTCGACGCGGCGCTGGCGCACCGGCTGGCCGCCGGCCGCGACCACCGGCCGCTCGCGGTCCGTCGCCCACCGCCGGACCTGGACGCCACCGAGACGTACGACGAGCCGCTGGACCGGGTCGACGCCGCCGCGTTCGCCGCCCGAGCCCTGGCCGAACGGCTGCATGACACGCTCGCCGGACACGGCCTGGCCTGCACCCGGCTCGGCATCGAGGCGGTGACCGCCGACGGGCAGGAACTGCACCGGGTGTGGCGGCACGACGGCCTGCTCACCGCAGCGGCGATCGCCGACCGGGTGCGCTGGCAACTCGACGGCTGGCTCTCCGGCACCAACCGGCGGCCCGGCGGCGGTGGCCGGCTCGCCCCACCCCGCCCCACCGCCGGGATCATCCGGCTCCGGCTGGTCCCCGCCGGGGTGCTCGCCCAGGCTGGCCTGCAACCCGGTCTCTGGGGTGAGACCGGCGCGGAACGCGAGCGCGCGCACCGGGCGCTGAGCCGGGTGCAGGGCATCCTCGGCCCCGAGTCGGTGGTTACCGCCGTACTCGGTGGTGGGCGTGCCCCGGCCGACCAGGCCCGCCTGGTGCCGTGGGGCGACGAGCGGCTTCCTGCCCGACCGTTGGCCCCGCCGTGGCCGGGCCGGCTGCCGCCACCCGCTCCGGCCGTGGTGCTGCCCGTGCCACTGCCGGCCGCCGTGCACGACAGCACCGGCCAACTGGTCGGGGTGACCGCCCGACTGGAGGTCAGCGCCGCGCCGGCCCGGCTCACCGTCGGTACGACCGCAGCCGTGGAGATCGTCGGCTGGACCGGGCCGTGGCCGGTCGACGAACGCTGGTGGGCCCCGGCCGAGGCCCGCCGGGCGGCCCGGTTCCAGGTCAGTCTCGCCGACGGGGGCGCTCTGCTGCTCTGCCTCGCCGCCGGTCAGTGGACGGTAGAGGCCATCTATGACTAG
- a CDS encoding error-prone DNA polymerase, with protein sequence MSTADPATPGGRLRVVDPLAAAGDEEAPRSRSRETIPVRPVEPPPDAVPYAELHCHTNFSFLDGASHPEELAEEAARLGLTALAVTDHDGFYGVVRFAEAARALRLPTVFGAELSLDLPGPRTGEPDPHGRHLLVLARGPEGYARLARTIARAQLRGGEKGRPVYGELAEVAAELRDHVLLLTGCRKGPVPSALLTEGVDAAARELDRLTALFGAESVAVELTDHGDPLDADRNDAIAELAARAGLPTVATNNVHYATPGRRRLATALAAVRARRSLDELDGWLPAAATAHLRTGAEMAARFAAHPGAVARAAALGAELAFDLHLVAPELPAYPVPPGHTEMTWLRELTMAGALDRYGPPGAHPEAYHQLDHELKMIDELGFPGYFLVVYDIVEFCRRSGIYCQGRGSAANSAVCYALRITNVDAVRHQLLFERFLAPERDGPPDIDVDIESDRREEVIQHVYAKYGREHTAQVANVISYRPRSAVRDIAKAFGFSPGQQDAWSKQIDRWGSVAAVDAEGIPEHVVAYANELQTFPRHLGIHSGGMVICDRPVIEVCPVEWGRMPGRTVLQWDKDDCANAGLVKFDLLGLGMLSVLRYAHDLIGSTLDLGSMSLDDPEVYDMLCRADSVGVFQVESRAQMATLPRLKPREFYDLVVEVALIRPGPIQGGSVHPYIRRKNGQEPVTYPHPLMRNALEKTLGVPLFQEQLMQLAIDLAGFDAAGADQLRRAMGSKRSTERMAQIRDRLYAGMAERGITGELADDVYLKLSAFASYGFPESHAMSFAYLVYASSWLKRYHPAPFLAALLNAQPMGFYSPQTLVDDARRHGVEVRRPDINASGAKAVLESTPDTRWGSAPGEPPHRWGLGGPAVRLGLGSVRTVGDELAERIEAERTAGGPYRDMADLARRVGLTAAQLEALATADAFAGFGLTRREALWAAGAAAQDRPDRLPGTVTGASAPVLPGMEAVDRLVADVWATGLSPESHPARFIRPQLDALGAVPIAKLAQVEPGRRVRVGGIVTHRQRPGTAGGVTFLNLEDETGMLNVTCSPGLWQRYRKVARTSAALVVRGRLERHDGVTNLTADRLDAITPPVSPASRDFR encoded by the coding sequence CTGAGCACCGCCGACCCGGCAACGCCTGGCGGGCGCCTGCGGGTGGTGGACCCACTGGCCGCCGCCGGAGACGAGGAAGCGCCCCGGAGCCGGAGTCGCGAGACGATTCCAGTCCGACCCGTCGAGCCGCCCCCGGACGCGGTGCCCTATGCCGAGCTGCACTGTCATACCAACTTCAGCTTCCTCGACGGGGCCAGCCACCCGGAGGAGCTGGCCGAGGAGGCGGCCCGGCTGGGGCTGACCGCGCTCGCCGTCACCGACCACGACGGGTTCTACGGCGTGGTGCGCTTCGCCGAGGCGGCCCGGGCGCTGCGTCTGCCCACCGTCTTCGGTGCCGAACTGTCGCTGGACCTGCCCGGTCCCCGCACCGGCGAACCCGACCCGCACGGCCGGCACCTGCTGGTCCTGGCCCGAGGGCCGGAGGGGTACGCCCGGCTGGCCAGGACCATCGCCCGGGCCCAGCTGCGGGGCGGGGAGAAGGGCCGCCCGGTCTACGGCGAGCTGGCCGAAGTCGCCGCCGAACTACGTGACCACGTGTTGCTGCTCACCGGCTGCCGCAAGGGGCCGGTGCCATCTGCGCTGCTCACCGAGGGGGTCGATGCGGCAGCCCGCGAACTGGACCGGCTGACCGCGCTGTTCGGGGCGGAATCCGTGGCGGTGGAGCTGACCGACCACGGCGACCCGCTCGACGCCGACCGCAACGACGCCATCGCCGAACTGGCCGCCCGGGCCGGACTGCCCACCGTCGCCACCAACAACGTGCACTACGCCACCCCGGGCCGCCGCCGACTGGCCACCGCGCTGGCCGCCGTACGGGCCCGGCGCAGCCTGGACGAGTTGGACGGCTGGCTGCCGGCGGCGGCCACCGCCCACCTGCGTACCGGGGCGGAGATGGCCGCCCGGTTCGCCGCCCATCCGGGCGCGGTGGCCCGGGCCGCCGCGCTCGGTGCCGAACTCGCCTTCGACCTGCACCTGGTCGCCCCGGAACTGCCCGCCTACCCGGTGCCGCCCGGGCACACCGAGATGACCTGGCTGCGCGAGCTGACCATGGCCGGTGCGTTGGACCGCTACGGGCCGCCCGGGGCGCACCCGGAGGCATACCACCAGCTCGACCACGAACTGAAGATGATCGACGAGCTGGGCTTTCCCGGCTACTTCCTGGTCGTCTACGACATCGTCGAGTTCTGCCGGCGCAGCGGCATCTACTGCCAGGGGCGTGGTTCGGCGGCCAACTCGGCGGTCTGCTACGCGCTGCGGATCACCAACGTCGACGCGGTCCGCCACCAGTTGCTCTTCGAACGGTTCCTCGCCCCCGAACGGGACGGGCCACCGGACATCGACGTGGACATCGAATCCGACCGTCGGGAGGAGGTCATCCAACACGTCTACGCCAAGTACGGCCGCGAGCACACCGCCCAGGTAGCCAACGTCATCTCCTACCGGCCTCGTTCGGCGGTACGGGACATCGCCAAGGCGTTCGGCTTCTCGCCCGGCCAGCAGGATGCCTGGAGTAAACAGATCGACCGTTGGGGTTCGGTTGCCGCGGTGGACGCCGAGGGCATCCCCGAGCACGTCGTGGCGTACGCCAACGAGTTGCAGACATTTCCCCGGCACCTGGGCATCCACTCCGGCGGCATGGTGATCTGCGACCGTCCGGTGATCGAGGTGTGCCCGGTGGAGTGGGGGCGGATGCCCGGTCGCACCGTGCTCCAGTGGGACAAGGACGACTGCGCCAACGCCGGCCTGGTCAAGTTCGACCTGCTCGGGCTGGGCATGCTCTCGGTGCTGCGCTACGCCCACGACCTGATCGGCTCCACGTTGGACCTGGGCAGCATGTCGTTGGACGACCCGGAGGTCTACGACATGCTGTGCCGGGCCGACTCGGTGGGCGTGTTCCAGGTGGAGAGCCGAGCCCAGATGGCCACCCTGCCCCGGCTCAAGCCCCGGGAGTTCTACGACCTGGTGGTCGAGGTGGCGCTGATCCGGCCCGGCCCGATCCAGGGCGGCTCGGTGCACCCGTACATTCGGCGCAAGAACGGGCAGGAGCCGGTGACGTACCCGCATCCGCTGATGCGCAACGCGCTGGAGAAGACGCTGGGCGTACCGCTCTTCCAGGAGCAGCTGATGCAGCTCGCGATCGACCTGGCTGGCTTCGACGCGGCCGGTGCCGACCAGCTACGCCGGGCGATGGGGTCCAAGCGGTCCACCGAACGGATGGCGCAGATCCGCGACCGGCTCTACGCCGGTATGGCTGAGCGGGGCATTACCGGCGAGCTGGCCGACGACGTCTATCTGAAACTGTCCGCCTTCGCCAGCTACGGCTTTCCGGAGAGCCACGCGATGAGCTTCGCCTACCTGGTCTACGCCAGCTCCTGGCTCAAGCGCTACCACCCGGCCCCGTTCCTGGCCGCGCTGCTCAACGCCCAGCCGATGGGCTTCTACTCGCCGCAGACCCTGGTCGACGATGCTCGGCGGCACGGTGTCGAGGTACGCCGACCGGATATCAACGCCAGCGGAGCCAAGGCGGTGCTGGAGTCCACCCCGGACACCCGGTGGGGCAGCGCACCCGGTGAACCACCGCACAGGTGGGGGCTGGGCGGGCCGGCGGTCCGGCTGGGGCTGGGCAGTGTCCGTACCGTCGGCGACGAGTTGGCCGAGCGGATCGAGGCCGAGCGGACGGCCGGTGGACCGTACCGGGACATGGCGGACCTGGCCCGTCGGGTCGGCCTGACCGCCGCGCAGTTGGAGGCGCTGGCCACCGCGGACGCCTTCGCCGGGTTCGGGCTGACCCGCCGGGAGGCGCTGTGGGCGGCCGGGGCCGCCGCCCAGGACCGGCCCGACCGGCTACCCGGCACCGTCACCGGAGCGAGCGCACCGGTGCTGCCCGGCATGGAGGCGGTCGACCGGCTGGTCGCCGACGTGTGGGCCACCGGACTGTCGCCGGAGAGCCACCCGGCCCGGTTCATCCGGCCCCAGCTCGACGCCCTCGGGGCGGTGCCGATCGCGAAACTGGCCCAGGTCGAGCCCGGCCGGCGAGTACGTGTCGGCGGCATCGTCACCCACCGGCAACGCCCCGGTACGGCCGGTGGGGTCACCTTCCTCAACCTGGAGGACGAGACCGGGATGCTCAACGTGACCTGCTCACCGGGGCTGTGGCAGCGCTACCGGAAGGTGGCCCGGACCAGTGCCGCGCTGGTCGTACGGGGTCGGCTGGAACGGCATGACGGGGTGACGAACCTGACCGCCGACCGGCTCGACGCGATCACCCCGCCGGTCAGTCCGGCCTCGCGCGACTTCCGCTGA